From Aegilops tauschii subsp. strangulata cultivar AL8/78 chromosome 5, Aet v6.0, whole genome shotgun sequence:
TGGATGGAATGTCACATAGGGAATATTTTTACACCTTGTGTCAAATAGGGAAGAAATTCTCATTTGGACCAAAAAGGAAGCAAATTTTAAGAAAAGACCAAATAAGGAATTTTGTCCATACGGAATTCCATCCTACACCCCACCTTGATCTTTGAGACGCATCTCCCTTTTCTCTCCGCCGCCGGGCCAGCTATCTAGGGTTACGCCCACCAGCGCTCCCAgagggcagaggtggtggaggcgacGGTGCACGCGCATGGCCAAAGGCGACGCGCCAACGGGGGTGGTGACGGAGCTGGGGGCAGAGAAGGcagaggcggaggtggatgctgGCTTCGAGTTCGCCTTCAATAACAAGGCCTTCTCCGACAGGGTCTTGCGGATAGAGGTCGTCGGCACTAGCTGCAAGCGCCGCCGCTATAAGGCTAAAGGTGCGTACATACCGGCACAGTAGTACCGTACAACCCCATTAGTGTATTAAGTAGTAGATTATCGGTACTACACTACTCTAAGCACTATGTGTGTATGTGTATGTATTTTCACCTGTCTGCATCAAAGTTATCTGTGTCTTTCTTTTGCTCTCCAATTTCTCCCTCATGTATGTAAACTTATCTTCTTTCATGTGATTATAACCTGGATTTATGGTGAATTTTCCACCTTATATGAGCAAGGAGGTGCGATGTTATTCTGAATGCAAGGGGGGTCTTTAAATACAAGGAGTGCAATTATAACAAATTCTAATAGAATCCTTGGGGTAACGTTTATGATTGCTTATTATGCGCAATGAATCTCAATGGGTGTCCAGTTTTCCTGATATTTTTTTTTCATGTGTATCTAAAGGTTGATCAAATGAATCTGCAAATATAGTGAACATGATGTTCCAGAGAATTTTAACAACAAAAATCTTGTCTGGTAACTATGTTATGTGCCTTCTTCTAGTTTGGTATGCTTCTCTACATTTTCTGACCTTGGCATTTTGCAGATAATGAAGGAGAAGGTATTGACTCTTCTTGTGTTGTAATGGGTACGCCAGGTTTACGAGTCAAGACCATACATGTCAGTTCAGTGATCCTCGCCGCAAGAAGTTCTTTCTTTTTTAAGGTAATTCTGATGATCTTCTAAAATCCATTTGGTTTATAATCAGTTGACTCATATTTCTGATAAGCTTCATGCTTCTTAGCTTTTCTCAAATGGCGTGAAAAAATCTGGTCAAAGACAGACAAAAATTAGAATTGCTGATTCAGGTAACTCATGTGTACGGTGTACTCTACCTCATATTATTATAACTGATGATTCTAGTATGCTGTTGTGATTGCATTATTTACTCATGTTTTTTAATTCAAGAAATGTGATTATTGTAGAGAGGCCTGTTTTAGAGTTTCCTGGCCCAATTTTCTACTTTGATAGTGAACTAGCTATTCTCATTTCCTCTATAGAGTCTGCCTACCAGATGTATATTTTTCTCGGGCTTTACAAGTTTCCTCAATTGACTATTGAAAGTCAATGGTCATACTTAAATAGCTATCCCTTTTGTTGTACACTCCCTCCATTCCGCAATATATAGTGCATATAGACTTTTTTTTCAAATGTAAAACATTGTAGAGTTTGACCAAATGAATTGCTAGAAATGTCAACACAAAAAATATCAAATAGATACAATATAAATTATGCCTCATGATGTATCTAATGATATTTATGTGGTATTTTAATTATAGATATTTTTAtatataaacttggtcaaagttcaTGAAGTTTGACTTTTTGTAAAATCTATACGTGCTAAATCATGAAACGGGGGACTATCTTTATCTAATTGTTACTGGCTGAGATTTATTAGAATGTTTCATCAATATTTATGGCCCCTTGCTTTCATTTTTACTTGGAACAGAGGAAAATGCCTTTATGGAGCTTTTAAAGTTTATGTACAATGGAAGGTTGACACCAACAACTGAGTCCACTCTTCTGGTTGATATCTTGATGGCTGCTGACAAATTTGATGTCGTTTCGTGCATCAAGCTTTGCAGTCAGCGGCTCATAGGCCAGCCTATGACCCTTGAATCCGCAGTGAGGTGCCTAGATATCCCATGTTCCATTTCAATGGCAGCTGACCTATCAGAGGCAGCCAAGAAATTCCTTTCTAAAAGATACGAGAAATTCCTGTCAACAAAGTAAGTAACCCCACCGGATTGAGATACACTTTTCTTTTCTTGCTTTATTAGTGAACTTGTGGATATTGTTGTCACAAAATCATTATATCAAGGCATTACATGTTTCCAGGATGAATTGATGAAGATTCCTCTCGCTGGGATTGTAGCCATCTTATCAAGGAATCACCCTGGGGTTGCATCTGAAGAATCCGTCTATGACTTCGTTCTAAGGTGGGCCCATTTGCAGTACCCAAATTCAGAAGAAAGGCACAAGATTTTGAGCTCAAGTTTACTTCCACTGGTGACACTAGGGCGTATCATGACCAATGCCATCCAAACTGGCCAGTCGTCTTGCATAATTAACTTTAGCATAAAGCGTGAGCACTGCCGCGGGCTCTTCCCATCGAGATCGATACGCTCGCCACCATTCTATTGTGCAGGGCATGGTTTCTTCCTCTCGGCGCTCGCTAAAACTGAGTCGTTCAACTTTTTTGGTCTCTTAATAAAGAAGCTAGAAGGCAATGGCCCACTAAGGGGGACAATAGATTATGAGATGGAGGTAACGGCAAGGCGGTCGTCGGAGTTTGCCTCCATATCGAGGCGCACCACCACCACCGACATTAGACAAGCTTTTGGATGCAGGATTCCTTGGTCGGAGATCAGTGCTGATGATAGCCCCTTCTTTGTCGACGACAATCTCCATCTGCGAGTTCGCATCAAGATAACGCCGCAGCCGTAGTGATGCATGCATTTGCTCTGCTCTCTTTTGGTGACCGGAAATGTAGCAATGTAGCATGTGAACATCTAGAGTTGGATGATGAAGGTTTCATTGTGTTGTGGACTCTTGTTACCAGATGCAAAACCGTCAAATGCGCGCGTGTGTTTTGATGTCCAGCGAAGTCGCTGAACGGTTAACGTGCACTTTGTCGTAAGTCGGATTATGTGATCATCTGTTCATTGTTATCTTTGAAATTTTTTTTGTTCATGTCAGTTGACAAACTTATTAGTGAGCCACTTTCTGTTTTTGTGAGCGAGAAGAAGCCCCTGTTCTTTTGACATAGTCATTTGCTAGCATTTGCTCTGCTCTTTTTTGATGACTGGAAATGTAGCGTGTGAACATCCAGAGCCTGATGTTGGAGGTTTCATAGTGCCACGTATTCTTACCAGCGAAGTCGCTGAACAGTTAATGTGCACTTTGTGGGTAAGTTGGCTGATATATGTCGCTGATGAGTGATGACTCTTTGATTCGATGGACTTGTGATACTTAGAATAAATATTTTGTGGTCATCTGTTCATGGTTATCTTTGGTCATTTTTTAGTTCATACTCCATGGCAGTTGATAAATTTCTTAACAGTGTGTGCCCCCAGGAAAGAATGCTGCTGTATAGTTCAATGTTGTTGCTTGCAATGTGTGCTCCCTGGAAACAGGAACTTCCACAACACACGCCTCCAGAGTGAAACGCTCATGTATAAGTTGCAGCTTGAGCCTTTCAGGTTGAGAGTTCACCTTGGAGGAAACTCTCAGCCATGGGCGTTGATGTGTGATTATCTAGAAAGAGTCAAAGAAAGGAAATAAACAGGTTCTTCAGAAAAGTACGACCGCTGCGGATACTGCTTGTTCATCACTCTGAACTCTAAAGTGCAATGTGCTAGATAATAATCAAGACAAAGAAGGTAACAAGATATGAAAATGCTGGAATTTTAAGTGATCGCTACTTCACATCCAAAGCGTAAGAGGATCAAATTCATACAAGCGCATTTCCCAACTTCCAAATAGGGCGGAGATGAATCATCAACCCGAAAAATCTGACACAAAAAAACAAATATTAACATTGTTGTATTGTATCTATGTCGAAGTTTCATGGAATGATCATTAAATACACTGAAGATGTTTAAAAAACTATCAGACTGAGCACATACAACAGACAGTACAACTTCTTTTGCCTTTTACCTAAATTAGCAGAACAGATATATTAATTTTTCTGGAATATGCACGAGAGTGCATATCATCTAGGGGGTATCCATCTTATAATATGCGGATGACACAATATTATTTATGGAACATGACCTTGCTCAAGCTCGTAACATGAAACTCATCTTATGTCTTTTCGAGCAATTATCGGGGTTGAAGATCAATTTCCACAAAAGTGAGCTTTTCTGTTTTGGAAGGGCCAAAGAGGACCAAGAAGCGTACAAGCAACTGTTCGGTTGTGAACTGGGATCGCTGCCCTTTAGTTATCTTGGCATTCCAATACATCATAGGAAATTGACCAATAAAGAATGGAAGTGTATCGAGGATCGATTCGAGAAGAAACTTAGCTGCTGGAAGGGTAAGCTTATGTCATATGGAGGACGGCTAGTATTAATTAATTCGGTACTCACGAGCATGCCGATGTTCCTCTTGTCTTTTTTCGAAGTACCCAAAGGGGTACGCAAGAGATTAGACTTCTATCGATCTCGATTCTTTTGGCAATCGGACGAGGTTAGGACAAAATATCATCTGGCAAGATGGGATATTATTTGTCGACCGAAGGACTAGGGGGGTCTTGGGATTGAAAACCTCGAGGTGAAAAATAAATGCTTGTTGAGTAAGTGGTTATACCGACTTTCGCTACATTCCGAAGGAATGTGGGCCCAGATCCTACGCAACAAGTATTTACACTCCAAAACTCTAGCCTAGGTTACTGTAAGACCTAATGATTCACCCTTTTGAAAAGGACTCACGCGAGTGAAGGATACTTTCTTCCATAGGGTGCAGTTTAGTGTTGGGGACGGCTCAACAATAAGGTTTTGGGAGGATACGTGGTTAGGTGATAGGCCGTTAGCTCTCCAGTATCCGTCTCTGTACCATATTGCTCAACGTAAGGAAGAGTACGTGGCAACGGTGATGCAGACAGTACCCTTGAATATACAGTTCAGGAGGTCTCTAGTTGGGGAACGCTGGACCTCTTGGCTGCACTTAGTGAGGAGGCTAATGGAGGTGCACCTCTCCGATGAGGAGGATTCATTTAGATGGAAGCTCACGAATAATGGTCTGTTCAAAGTCAAGTCTATGTACTTAGATCTCATCAACTCTGGCCCAATCCCGCGATCGCTTCATATTTGGCGAGTTAAAGTACCCTTAAGAATTAAGAtatttatgtggtttgtccacaaaCAAGTGATCCTACCAAGGATAACTTACTCAGGCGGAGATGGGTAGGTAGCTCGAGGTGTTGCTATTGTGATCAGGATGAAACAATACAACACCTTTTTCTTGATTGCCCGCTGGCGAAGTTACTTTGGAGATCGGTGCATGTAGCCTTTAATATTTCACCTCGATCCTAATAGCATAGAGATGTTGTTTGGGACGTGGCTTGATGGAGTGAATATACATCTCGCACGTAATATTCGGATTGAAATATGCGCACTTATTTGGGCTATATGAAACTGTAggaatgatataatttttaacAGAAAACCTATGACTAATTTCTTGCAGGTTATATTTCAGGCTACGGCATGGATCCGTACTTAGTCATTACTCACTCCTACGGCCTCCAGGGAGCAGCTGGCTACTGGGTGCAACCGATGAGAGATGGCAGCTCGGGTtttcttcaaccggtttggatggcgatCACTGCATAGGATTGGTCCTTAGTGGATCCTCGTTAAGCCAGATGCGGCTTTGAGACttgtaatttttatttttactttgctCCTTTTGTGAGCAGTACTTTGCACTCCAGACTTTGTTCTCTCGGATTTTTAATAAAGTGGTTGTATGCATCTATCcaatgcagaggccggggatgacctccttttcaaaaaaaaaatctagtATTAAAGAAGGAAACAGATATATTAATTGAATAATATCCCACTATGGCACACAATTTCTCTACCTGGTTCATGATGCGGCGGATGCAAAACAGCACCTCAACTAATGTATCTCAATCTTGAAATCtgatgcaaaaagaatcacatgGGGTAAATTATGACAAATTGTGCATGTCTATTGTAAAAAAAATGTACACTATACAATCTGAACAGTATCAAAGACATGATTTGAAAATCCTATGTAGCCCGGTACCATTCTGCCATGGTAGGAAACACCCATAAGAAATCCAACTGCTTTTTTTTTTACAATCGCATGCAGAAATCCAGGTTATTTCGGAACAGAATGCCGCTGCGCTTGTGGACACCATCTGTTGTACTCCGTCCTTCCTAGAATGTAAGACGTATGACTTTACACGGACCATTGATGTACCTTGACCTTTAATACATACCAAAGTATATGGATTGAATATGTATAAACGGTATCCTCATATTTCTCTTGCAaaacaattttattttatttgtctTTACACTAATTTTATAGACATAGAGTAAGTGAAAAACATTGTCAAAATTTTGCGGTGAAGACCAGAAAAGTCAACTGTGCCTTATATTTAGGGAAACGATTCTGTTTAACCCGTGGATTCTCGTCGCTCGTC
This genomic window contains:
- the LOC109745488 gene encoding BTB/POZ domain-containing protein At4g01160-like is translated as MAKGDAPTGVVTELGAEKAEAEVDAGFEFAFNNKAFSDRVLRIEVVGTSCKRRRYKAKDNEGEGIDSSCVVMGTPGLRVKTIHVSSVILAARSSFFFKLFSNGVKKSGQRQTKIRIADSEENAFMELLKFMYNGRLTPTTESTLLVDILMAADKFDVVSCIKLCSQRLIGQPMTLESAVRCLDIPCSISMAADLSEAAKKFLSKRYEKFLSTKMN